Below is a window of Chitinivibrionales bacterium DNA.
TTTTTGATTTCCTCAATCAGCGCATCAAATGGATATTCGATGCCGGGATCGGTTGAAAAGAGGTCATATTCCAAGCGGTTTTTTTCGGTTTTGATTTTTTCGTATGCATTGCTTATCAGCGCAAATTCCTGTGGATGCAGATCGGGTGGATGTTTTCTTATGAGATCAAGGTATGCGCGGCGAACTTCTTGATCGGTTGACCCGGGCTCTACACCCAGAATGTCATAGGGATTTCTTTCGTCCATAGCCATATCCTAAAAAAGATCATTAAAAATGTCGATAAACTCCGCATCATCGGAAATATTTTTTTCACCCGACGGTGGGGAGTTTTTTCCCTTGTGCCGATTAGCTTTGCCGTGCGTTGTACGCCGCCCTCTGCGATGTGGTGGGGGCATGGGCCCCGGCTCGTCTTCGTCATCAAAATAATCTTCATCTTCAAATTCATTCAGCATACGCTCGAAGATATTGGACCCCTTGCCCGGAATGCCGTCCATAAAAGGAATAGAATGAATTTCATCCGAAAGTTTCCGGGCTTCAGTGAGTGTTTTCATATCACCCCTCTTTTCCGCTTCTTCGGTTATTTGTTCCAGCGTGGAGAGGAGCTGCCGGACCGAGCCCTTGCTTTTCATGTCAAGTAATAAATTGTAGAGAAGGTATGCCGGATTTTTCCCATCTTTTTTCAGAAGCATTTTTACAAGCTTTTTGGCTGATCTCGTCATGAGGAATCTCGGATACATAGAAAGAACCAGCTCGATATATTCTTGCGCTGTTTGCGGGTCGACATTCGATGACACTGCTTTGGCGCAATAACGGTCTATTTTTTGGAGCCGGTCGGCCAATCTCCGTTCCGGTATCCCCAGTTCTTCACCGTAAAGAACGATTTTAACAAAGGAAAGGGCATTTTCCACGGTGGGTTGAGAGGAGAGCGCCCGCTGTTCAAACGTTTCGAATTCATGGCGCTTTCGGGGAGCATAGGCAGAGGCGATAAGAGCAATGAAATAATCATAGAAAGCCGCGGTGGGCGCCAGGTTACGACCGCATTGTTCAATCCGGCGAACTTCCTTTTCATCACC
It encodes the following:
- a CDS encoding DnaJ domain-containing protein, whose translation is MAMDERNPYDILGVEPGSTDQEVRRAYLDLIRKHPPDLHPQEFALISNAYEKIKTEKNRLEYDLFSTDPGIEYPFDALIEEIKKKGRQPPGITPLTKLLRECLNKTKTK